From Rudanella lutea DSM 19387, a single genomic window includes:
- a CDS encoding tol-pal system YbgF family protein, with the protein MKNRFVYILLLGVLLVGQAQWCLGQSSADLADEYYKKEEFEKAANEYAKLLKNQVNWPTAFRYVNSLLRVNKNEEADKYLKRQVRSENENKYLFEILTGFVASRGSDTLEVNKRFNAALKEAQKSVARAEQSAIAFSDINESKWAIRALLTARELSKDNSAYSEELAGLYRATSQNEKWLGELFTLNRFPEKREKVMASLQGVINTKDEEMLEKALYARVQQEPNELSYTDLLTWFFVQKQKFSRALLQEKATDRRLKLNGSRVYDLGNIALNNKEYKVAADAFDYVATTYPQGQLYPFARRLTINAREEQIKNTYPVDPSEIRKLINSYQSMLQEIGTNAKTLDALRSTANLYANYLDQKDTALTVLDLAIEMGKTDRNFVDKCKIDKGDIYLLKNEPWESTLLYSQVEKSQKEEQLGHEAKLKNAKLHYYSGNFILAKEILDILKLATSREIANDAEQLGLLIQDNTGMDSTGAAMRDYAAVELMLFQNKLEGAVTSLNAMQTKYGSHMLADEILWLRANTYLKQGKVDKAMEDLKQITASHGQDILADDALFMQGKIYEERLKDKNEAMAIYQKLLTDHSGSIYVAEARKRFRSLRGDVVN; encoded by the coding sequence ATGAAAAATAGGTTTGTGTATATCCTGTTGCTGGGTGTGCTACTTGTCGGGCAAGCTCAGTGGTGTCTGGGTCAATCCTCAGCTGACCTGGCCGACGAGTATTACAAAAAAGAAGAATTTGAAAAGGCGGCCAATGAATACGCAAAGCTGTTGAAAAACCAGGTCAACTGGCCGACAGCCTTTCGGTATGTGAATAGCCTATTGCGGGTAAACAAAAACGAAGAGGCCGACAAGTATCTGAAAAGACAGGTACGGTCGGAGAATGAGAATAAATATCTGTTTGAAATTTTGACAGGGTTCGTAGCCAGCCGGGGAAGCGATACGTTGGAAGTGAACAAGCGGTTCAACGCGGCTCTGAAAGAAGCCCAGAAGTCGGTTGCCAGAGCAGAACAGTCGGCAATTGCCTTTTCGGATATCAACGAATCGAAGTGGGCTATCAGAGCGTTGCTAACAGCACGCGAGTTGAGCAAAGATAATTCAGCCTACAGTGAAGAGTTGGCAGGCTTATACCGCGCTACGAGCCAAAATGAAAAATGGCTCGGTGAGCTATTTACCTTAAACCGGTTTCCCGAAAAGCGTGAAAAGGTGATGGCCTCCTTGCAGGGAGTTATCAACACTAAGGACGAAGAAATGTTGGAAAAGGCATTGTATGCACGCGTTCAGCAGGAGCCAAATGAACTAAGTTATACCGATCTACTTACCTGGTTTTTTGTACAGAAACAAAAATTCAGCCGGGCCCTGCTTCAGGAGAAAGCAACAGACCGGCGGCTCAAGTTGAACGGTAGTCGTGTGTACGATCTCGGTAACATTGCTTTGAACAACAAGGAATACAAAGTTGCCGCAGATGCTTTTGACTACGTTGCTACGACCTATCCACAGGGGCAGCTGTACCCGTTTGCCCGGCGATTGACAATTAACGCTCGGGAGGAACAAATCAAAAATACCTATCCCGTTGACCCGTCTGAAATCCGGAAGCTGATAAATAGTTACCAGAGTATGCTTCAGGAGATTGGTACTAATGCCAAGACGCTGGATGCGTTACGTAGTACAGCAAACTTGTATGCCAACTATTTAGATCAAAAAGATACAGCGCTGACAGTTCTTGATTTAGCCATCGAAATGGGGAAAACCGATCGGAATTTTGTGGATAAGTGTAAGATCGACAAGGGCGATATTTATCTGCTTAAGAATGAGCCCTGGGAATCCACATTGCTTTATTCTCAAGTGGAAAAGTCTCAAAAAGAGGAGCAGCTGGGCCATGAAGCAAAGTTGAAAAACGCTAAGCTGCATTACTATAGCGGCAACTTTATACTGGCCAAGGAGATACTGGATATTCTGAAACTAGCTACTTCCAGAGAAATTGCCAATGATGCCGAACAATTGGGCCTACTCATTCAGGACAACACGGGAATGGACAGCACGGGGGCTGCAATGCGTGATTACGCGGCCGTAGAGCTCATGCTTTTTCAAAATAAGCTGGAGGGTGCAGTTACGTCATTAAATGCAATGCAGACAAAATATGGCTCACACATGCTGGCGGACGAAATCCTTTGGTTGCGCGCAAACACCTATTTGAAGCAGGGTAAGGTCGACAAAGCAATGGAAGACCTCAAACAAATTACGGCTTCACACGGCCAAGATATTCTGGCCGATGATGCCCTGTTTATGCAGGGTAAAATTTATGAAGAGCGACTAAAGGATAAAAATGAGGCCATGGCAATTTATCAAAAGCTACTCACTGACCACTCTGGGAGTATCTACGTTGCCGAAGCCCGAAAACGTTTTCGAAGTCTTCGCGGTGATGTAGTGAACTAA
- the thrC gene encoding threonine synthase, whose protein sequence is MRFYSTNSPEKTVSIQDALFHSLPADKGLYMPDHLPNLGSAFFQKIASGTLADIGYQISKALFGDEISDADLQELTHRAFPFETPVVSLEDGKLSVLELFHGPSLAFKDVGARYMAGLMSYFSKKRDSEVHILVATSGDTGGAVAMGFHNVPGVRVSILYPKGRVSDLQEKQLTTLGGNIQAFEVEGSFDDCQALVKHAFLDPELTGQFALSSANSINIFRLIPQGFYYVSAYGQVAQHQKPVVFCTPSGNFGNLSAGALVQKMGLPVHHFIAATNLNHVVPDYLESGEYAPKDSVATISNAMDVGAPSNFVRLKHLYGDSFDVVKAQVSGCYFDDEQTRAGMQVIYKSYGYVSCPHTAIGIMGMQQYLASTNPDVCGIALATAHPSKFKPLVEEVLSVPVHVPDRLAVLANREKHSIQIPPSYPDFKEALLQTV, encoded by the coding sequence ATGCGCTTTTATAGTACAAATAGCCCGGAGAAAACCGTTTCCATTCAAGATGCCCTTTTTCATAGTTTGCCAGCCGATAAGGGGCTATATATGCCAGACCATTTACCAAATCTTGGTTCGGCTTTCTTCCAGAAAATTGCTTCTGGAACACTGGCTGATATTGGGTATCAGATCAGTAAAGCCTTGTTTGGCGACGAGATTTCTGATGCCGACTTGCAAGAGTTAACGCACCGGGCCTTTCCGTTTGAAACTCCGGTCGTTTCTCTTGAAGATGGAAAACTTTCTGTACTGGAGTTATTCCATGGCCCCTCACTCGCTTTTAAGGATGTAGGTGCTCGTTATATGGCCGGGCTTATGTCGTACTTTTCAAAAAAGCGGGACTCAGAAGTTCACATTCTTGTTGCTACCTCGGGTGATACAGGTGGGGCTGTTGCCATGGGTTTTCACAATGTTCCCGGTGTTCGCGTTTCTATTTTGTACCCCAAGGGACGAGTTAGTGATTTACAGGAAAAGCAATTAACGACACTCGGTGGAAATATTCAGGCTTTTGAGGTTGAAGGATCGTTCGACGATTGTCAGGCTTTAGTGAAGCATGCTTTTCTTGATCCTGAACTAACTGGGCAGTTTGCGCTCTCGTCAGCTAACTCGATTAATATCTTTCGGCTGATTCCGCAGGGTTTTTATTATGTAAGTGCTTATGGACAGGTGGCTCAACACCAAAAACCGGTTGTTTTTTGCACCCCAAGTGGCAACTTCGGTAATCTGAGCGCGGGGGCTCTCGTGCAAAAAATGGGGCTTCCTGTTCACCATTTTATTGCCGCTACCAACCTTAATCATGTTGTTCCAGACTACCTCGAGTCTGGAGAGTATGCTCCGAAAGATTCTGTCGCTACTATTTCAAATGCAATGGATGTAGGGGCTCCCAGCAATTTCGTACGTCTAAAACACCTCTACGGCGATTCGTTTGATGTTGTAAAAGCTCAAGTTTCAGGTTGTTATTTCGACGATGAACAAACGCGAGCTGGCATGCAGGTTATTTATAAATCTTACGGGTATGTAAGCTGTCCACATACCGCAATTGGTATTATGGGAATGCAGCAGTATTTAGCTTCTACTAATCCTGATGTTTGTGGTATTGCCTTGGCAACGGCACACCCGTCTAAGTTCAAACCTTTAGTTGAGGAGGTTTTGTCTGTACCTGTTCATGTACCTGATCGGCTTGCTGTGCTGGCAAACCGAGAAAAGCATTCTATTCAGATTCCGCCCAGTTACCCGGATTTTAAAGAAGCACTTTTACAAACCGTCTAA
- a CDS encoding HNH endonuclease translates to MNGAPLSLTAQVDPQPASASYAWSGPANFTATQTTPILSFSAGTTALSGAYTVLVTLPGGCTATGTGSLTVGIPAATTLNECDIRIVAKDAQNKETTKLPRTAPQSLTLSVESLDGTSLTGYTYQWTRSISTSAGATTTAQGSSPTLSATAIGEYKVTVSGTDNKTCVAYLTLSRTLCQTVNQTYQCGTRPATPVGTPGSPPLTNLAPGDTIRTGDFDVVVTQVTGGGASGWTGKGYTEIPYLKNGRIAVELNSAVVNDCYELVSGTVVSAYDPAWGGVRSVDQAVDQARELLSRVSDLIATYTGTSEQKTALQAAGEQLCNRVASTASTLPDVQSQQLTGACQTFQTNLATFLACTVPTNTTATAGARIATVVTSCLITQDDLFEDATDLEKGLTNTESLALTTGTAEDAAQINTGAISLSQVMDVCQQAVRWKITPVPNLINNTQVTIDGITYIALCRCTQKTGDCAPNGLVNFVKVSAYEALKSKSGNNRVNIKDIDPASILPTVKYSNWINATAAKAFLQSLVALNIPNLDNQKATVIADLIGEMKGGSFELYTTLTTPLSATFTDYLYGKSTANWTLNDLEQALKTYQERARVLVPTLMAQIAKPEPVETVRATLSQFSPVEYSSLEAEERCKVLIYLLNQDGSESYLNNLVAYTGTKNGPALLSCLNANNNKLLMKLLSRQTLLATVATAYMMWGTPPKSPQTIELFNFMGASLLGSQAASNSSNRLILIEQEATSGAVTARTGVYQAAKLFSKNPSDYINVYFVNAFTIDGTTVPAHSVLPMPSIYVYYLLKEASGQRFVKQLQLSAAIIGTSLGISEWVAATSLAPRILAGTEIFLGVADAAMTTDFADNLSTTDEGKTFVKWYTAIVLSHGAVTIAPSIAEGFMNATARLLTKLSDPAQVSKIELMYNVFRQQYKLTKTFAELAQAKLYSGIFPFPDLLTKFNNLASKFVDAVQTATTVKNKVYQPGWTAELRAALQEDLKLTDNLLESICKDPDLIDIWKLLEKSPSLRKNVDKLKAFKEIKASQLLNEAELAQLTEKISQWKDQSRLLDNLVTEAKSPTRSSARLIALANRNEGLLTKLGDSGYQTLESWVAANKATVSSPGISVSDLNNLLKSLEDKLSGQTIIQMKLDGQGRFTVRCKGEKTSKVYSIVKNNTNEYKVRYYQNGYNPAESSFGVEISDNLLAPDFAKGPNAQTWLYPVTGEEKNIVRIKLTGKRLDGLETDFHKANIAAKIPYSRTGYAPDGYTWHHMDDFDPISGECTMQLVKQDVHGSTFPHTGSPAQYTDYTGLTYK, encoded by the coding sequence GTGAACGGAGCGCCCCTTAGCTTGACGGCCCAAGTAGACCCGCAGCCCGCATCAGCCTCGTATGCCTGGAGCGGCCCGGCCAACTTTACCGCAACGCAAACAACCCCAATTCTTAGTTTCTCGGCCGGCACCACCGCCCTTTCCGGAGCTTACACCGTGCTGGTAACCCTGCCGGGCGGCTGTACAGCAACGGGAACCGGTAGTTTGACCGTGGGTATACCGGCAGCTACGACGCTAAATGAATGCGACATCCGCATTGTAGCCAAAGACGCGCAGAACAAAGAAACCACTAAACTGCCCCGCACCGCCCCCCAAAGCCTAACGCTGAGTGTAGAGAGCCTTGACGGCACCTCGCTGACTGGCTACACCTACCAATGGACGCGCTCAATAAGCACGAGTGCCGGGGCCACGACTACCGCCCAGGGCAGCAGCCCGACCCTCTCGGCTACCGCCATTGGGGAGTACAAGGTGACGGTGAGCGGCACTGACAATAAGACCTGTGTGGCCTACCTGACCTTGAGCCGGACGCTGTGCCAGACCGTTAACCAGACCTACCAGTGCGGCACCCGCCCTGCTACGCCTGTTGGAACACCGGGAAGCCCTCCTCTGACAAACCTCGCCCCCGGCGACACCATCCGCACGGGCGATTTTGACGTGGTAGTGACCCAAGTAACGGGTGGGGGAGCCTCCGGCTGGACAGGCAAAGGCTACACAGAGATTCCGTATCTGAAAAACGGGCGCATTGCCGTAGAACTAAACAGCGCAGTGGTCAACGACTGCTACGAGTTGGTGAGCGGCACGGTGGTTAGTGCTTATGACCCGGCTTGGGGAGGAGTGCGCTCGGTGGATCAGGCAGTAGATCAGGCGCGTGAACTCCTATCAAGAGTCAGCGACCTCATTGCCACCTACACCGGAACGTCGGAACAAAAAACGGCCCTTCAAGCAGCTGGAGAGCAACTCTGTAACCGGGTGGCCTCTACAGCAAGCACGCTACCCGATGTTCAGTCTCAACAGTTGACAGGCGCTTGTCAGACCTTCCAGACCAATTTAGCAACTTTCCTGGCCTGTACCGTCCCGACAAACACGACGGCAACGGCTGGGGCACGCATTGCTACGGTAGTCACCTCTTGTCTGATTACTCAGGATGATCTGTTTGAAGATGCTACTGACCTTGAGAAGGGGTTAACCAATACTGAGTCCCTCGCACTGACTACAGGTACAGCCGAAGATGCTGCCCAAATAAACACCGGAGCCATCAGCCTCTCTCAGGTGATGGATGTATGCCAGCAAGCTGTACGGTGGAAGATTACACCTGTGCCCAACCTGATCAATAACACCCAGGTAACCATTGATGGCATTACCTACATTGCCCTGTGCCGTTGCACCCAAAAAACGGGCGATTGTGCCCCCAATGGTCTTGTAAATTTTGTAAAAGTCTCCGCTTACGAGGCCCTGAAATCTAAATCAGGAAATAACAGAGTTAACATAAAAGACATTGATCCAGCCAGTATTTTACCCACTGTCAAGTATTCCAACTGGATTAATGCTACGGCTGCTAAGGCTTTTCTACAAAGCCTCGTTGCATTGAATATTCCAAATCTTGACAATCAGAAGGCTACTGTCATTGCAGACCTTATTGGCGAAATGAAAGGTGGATCTTTTGAGCTTTATACCACCTTAACAACTCCATTGAGTGCAACGTTTACGGACTATTTGTATGGAAAAAGCACAGCAAATTGGACGCTAAATGATCTCGAACAAGCCCTAAAGACATATCAGGAGCGAGCCAGAGTCCTTGTACCAACGTTGATGGCACAGATTGCCAAGCCTGAACCAGTAGAAACAGTTCGGGCTACATTAAGCCAGTTTAGTCCGGTTGAATATAGTAGTCTGGAAGCAGAGGAGCGTTGTAAAGTCCTGATCTACCTGCTCAATCAGGATGGGAGCGAATCCTACCTCAATAACCTCGTAGCATATACGGGCACAAAGAATGGACCTGCTTTGCTAAGCTGCCTCAACGCCAACAACAATAAGTTGCTAATGAAATTGCTGTCCCGCCAAACATTGTTGGCGACTGTGGCCACAGCTTACATGATGTGGGGGACACCCCCTAAAAGTCCTCAAACAATCGAGTTATTCAATTTTATGGGCGCGTCCTTGTTGGGGAGCCAGGCGGCAAGCAACTCGAGTAACCGACTGATTTTGATTGAGCAGGAGGCAACGAGTGGGGCGGTAACGGCTCGGACAGGGGTTTATCAGGCAGCAAAGCTATTTTCTAAAAATCCGAGCGATTATATCAATGTCTATTTTGTCAATGCCTTTACCATTGATGGGACGACCGTACCAGCGCATAGCGTACTGCCTATGCCCAGCATCTATGTCTATTACTTGTTAAAGGAGGCCAGCGGACAGCGATTTGTAAAACAGCTTCAACTTTCGGCGGCAATCATTGGAACTTCTCTTGGCATTTCCGAATGGGTAGCCGCGACATCTCTTGCTCCCCGGATTCTGGCGGGTACAGAAATATTTTTAGGCGTTGCAGATGCCGCCATGACAACTGATTTTGCAGACAACCTGAGTACAACCGACGAAGGTAAAACGTTTGTAAAATGGTACACTGCTATTGTGTTGAGCCACGGGGCCGTAACGATTGCGCCAAGCATTGCCGAAGGGTTCATGAATGCAACAGCAAGGTTGCTGACGAAACTAAGCGACCCAGCTCAAGTCAGTAAGATTGAGTTGATGTACAATGTCTTCCGGCAACAGTACAAACTAACGAAGACGTTTGCTGAATTAGCCCAGGCAAAACTTTACAGCGGTATTTTTCCCTTCCCTGATTTACTCACCAAATTCAATAACCTCGCCAGCAAGTTCGTAGATGCCGTTCAGACAGCGACTACAGTTAAAAACAAGGTTTACCAACCGGGTTGGACAGCCGAACTCAGGGCAGCTTTACAGGAAGACCTCAAACTGACTGACAATCTTCTGGAAAGCATTTGCAAAGACCCCGACCTAATTGACATCTGGAAACTGCTGGAAAAATCACCAAGCCTACGGAAGAATGTTGATAAACTAAAGGCTTTCAAAGAAATTAAGGCAAGTCAGTTATTGAATGAGGCTGAGTTAGCTCAATTAACCGAGAAGATTAGCCAGTGGAAAGACCAGTCCAGACTGCTGGATAATTTAGTAACTGAAGCTAAAAGCCCTACCAGGTCAAGTGCAAGATTAATTGCATTAGCCAATCGCAACGAAGGTTTACTCACTAAATTAGGGGATAGTGGATATCAAACTCTTGAAAGTTGGGTAGCAGCCAACAAAGCAACAGTAAGTTCACCTGGCATTAGCGTATCGGATTTAAACAACTTATTGAAATCTTTAGAAGATAAGTTGAGTGGTCAAACAATCATCCAAATGAAACTCGATGGACAAGGGCGGTTTACAGTACGTTGCAAAGGAGAAAAGACCTCAAAGGTGTATTCAATAGTTAAAAACAACACAAATGAATACAAAGTCAGGTACTATCAAAACGGCTATAACCCTGCAGAATCTTCATTCGGAGTTGAAATAAGCGATAATTTACTTGCACCAGATTTTGCTAAAGGGCCCAATGCACAAACTTGGCTATATC
- a CDS encoding methyltransferase domain-containing protein, which yields MNQETLTNCPICTSTHFSTHLVCKDYLISQSDFTIQVCNQCGFRFTNPRPDSASIGAYYQSADYVSHNDSGGGLINKVYRLVRQYTLQQKLKLINSLQTKPGKVLDVGCGTGLFLETCQKGGWSINGVEPDANARTVATSRLKIQIKADIDQVVDGEFDLLTMWHVLEHVPDLTETLKKLRSRVRVGGTLLIAVPNSDSLDAHHFQNYWAAYDVPRHLSHFTPPTLKKLVNEGGFIFKEMHPMYFDAFYISMLSTKYRDGRTNWLESIYQGLRSNIRARRTGNYSSLIYVFQKL from the coding sequence ATGAATCAGGAAACGCTGACGAACTGCCCAATTTGCACATCCACTCATTTTTCGACGCATTTAGTTTGTAAAGATTATCTGATAAGCCAAAGCGATTTCACCATACAAGTGTGTAATCAATGCGGGTTTCGTTTTACAAATCCCCGACCGGATTCAGCATCGATAGGCGCTTATTACCAATCCGCTGATTATGTTTCGCACAACGACAGCGGTGGAGGCTTAATCAACAAAGTATATCGTTTAGTTCGCCAATATACCTTGCAGCAAAAGCTTAAGCTTATTAACTCGCTACAAACTAAACCAGGTAAGGTGTTAGATGTCGGGTGTGGTACAGGACTCTTTTTGGAAACATGTCAAAAAGGTGGTTGGTCGATTAACGGTGTAGAACCTGACGCAAATGCACGGACCGTAGCCACCAGTCGTCTGAAAATTCAAATCAAAGCCGATATTGACCAGGTTGTCGACGGGGAATTTGACTTACTCACAATGTGGCATGTCTTAGAGCATGTACCAGACTTGACGGAAACTTTAAAGAAATTAAGAAGCCGCGTAAGGGTGGGAGGGACGCTATTGATTGCAGTGCCAAATTCAGATTCGTTAGATGCGCACCATTTCCAGAATTACTGGGCAGCATACGACGTACCACGTCACCTGTCGCATTTTACCCCCCCAACGTTAAAGAAACTTGTAAATGAGGGCGGTTTTATTTTCAAAGAAATGCACCCTATGTACTTTGACGCCTTTTATATCAGTATGCTCAGTACAAAATATAGAGATGGCCGTACAAACTGGTTAGAAAGTATCTATCAAGGATTACGGTCAAATATACGTGCTAGGCGAACTGGTAATTACTCCAGCCTCATCTACGTTTTCCAAAAGCTGTAA
- the pruA gene encoding L-glutamate gamma-semialdehyde dehydrogenase: MSFGTFQIPTPQNEPVKEYRPGSPERKAIQQALAEARNQEVNIPMYIGAEEVHTDTRIRIAPPHDHQHTLGHFSEGDASHVQQAIDAALVAKESWANLPWEHRAGIFLKAAELIAGPYRATINAATMLGQSKNVFQAEIDSACELIDFLRFNVQYAAEIYGQQPKSSPGVWNRLEYRPLEGFVFALTPFNFTAIAGNLPTSAALLGNTVVWKPAYTQVYSAHVIMKVLKEAGLPDGVINLIYVDGPVAGEIIFNHPDFAGIHFTGSTKVFQEIWKTIGQNIHKYKTYPRIVGETGGKDFVLAHRSANAEEVATALVRGAFEYQGQKCSAASRAYIPASLWPKVEEVMQKQLNSIKVGGTEDLGNFVNAVIDERAFNKIAQYIAQAKQDPGITVVAGGNCDKSKGYFIEPTVLRVSDPQYRTMCEEIFGPVLSVYVYEDDQFEEVVKLVNITSPYALTGSIFSKDRYVINQVDKLLKNAAGNFYINDKPTGAVVGQQPFGGARASGTNDKAGSYLNLLRWVSARTIKETFVSPRSYEYPFLEAE, translated from the coding sequence ATGTCATTCGGAACGTTTCAAATTCCCACTCCACAAAACGAGCCCGTAAAAGAATACCGCCCCGGCTCACCCGAACGCAAAGCAATTCAGCAGGCATTAGCCGAGGCACGGAACCAGGAAGTGAACATTCCGATGTATATCGGGGCCGAAGAGGTTCATACAGATACTCGAATTCGAATTGCCCCACCGCACGATCATCAACATACGCTTGGTCATTTTTCAGAGGGGGATGCCTCGCATGTTCAACAAGCCATTGATGCCGCATTAGTTGCAAAAGAAAGCTGGGCTAATTTACCCTGGGAACACCGGGCCGGCATATTTCTGAAAGCTGCTGAGTTAATTGCTGGCCCGTATCGGGCAACCATCAATGCCGCCACGATGCTCGGGCAATCAAAAAACGTGTTCCAGGCCGAAATCGACTCGGCATGCGAGCTAATTGACTTTCTACGATTCAACGTACAGTATGCTGCCGAAATTTATGGTCAGCAGCCTAAGTCAAGTCCTGGGGTCTGGAATCGGTTAGAATACCGTCCGCTCGAGGGGTTTGTCTTTGCCTTGACACCTTTCAACTTCACGGCTATTGCAGGCAACCTGCCAACTTCAGCGGCCTTGCTAGGTAATACAGTTGTTTGGAAGCCGGCCTACACACAAGTGTACTCAGCTCACGTGATCATGAAAGTGCTCAAAGAAGCTGGCTTACCGGATGGAGTAATCAACTTGATCTATGTAGATGGACCTGTAGCGGGAGAGATAATTTTCAATCACCCTGATTTCGCAGGAATACACTTTACGGGTAGCACTAAGGTATTTCAGGAAATCTGGAAAACAATTGGGCAGAATATTCACAAATACAAGACTTACCCACGAATAGTAGGCGAAACAGGAGGGAAGGACTTTGTATTAGCTCACCGTTCGGCCAATGCAGAGGAAGTAGCCACAGCTTTAGTACGCGGTGCTTTTGAGTACCAGGGACAGAAATGTTCAGCAGCTTCACGAGCGTACATACCGGCATCACTTTGGCCCAAAGTTGAAGAGGTAATGCAAAAACAACTAAACAGTATCAAAGTAGGCGGAACCGAAGACTTAGGAAATTTTGTGAATGCCGTCATTGATGAGCGTGCCTTTAACAAAATCGCTCAGTACATCGCACAGGCAAAGCAAGATCCAGGCATAACTGTAGTAGCAGGTGGAAATTGTGACAAGTCGAAGGGGTACTTTATTGAGCCGACTGTATTGCGTGTCAGCGACCCGCAGTATCGAACCATGTGCGAAGAAATCTTCGGACCCGTACTTTCAGTCTACGTATATGAAGACGATCAGTTTGAAGAAGTAGTAAAGTTGGTCAACATTACATCCCCGTATGCACTCACGGGCTCTATCTTTTCAAAAGACCGCTACGTAATAAACCAGGTGGACAAGCTGCTGAAAAATGCGGCTGGCAACTTCTACATTAACGATAAACCTACCGGGGCCGTCGTTGGGCAACAACCTTTTGGTGGTGCGCGTGCATCTGGAACAAATGATAAAGCAGGTTCTTACTTGAATCTTTTACGCTGGGTATCAGCGCGAACGATCAAAGAAACCTTTGTTTCGCCCCGTTCTTACGAATACCCATTCCTCGAAGCTGAATAA